One Ignavibacterium album JCM 16511 genomic region harbors:
- the purM gene encoding phosphoribosylformylglycinamidine cyclo-ligase, protein MDQTYKEAGVDIEAGEKTVDKIKAYAKSTFSKNVLSDIGLFGGFYELDLSAYRNPVLVSSVDGVGTKLKIAFEMDKHDTIGQDLVNHCVNDIAVCGAEPLFFLDYYATGKLNPDKAAKVIEGFSIACKENGCALIGGETAEMPGFYQGEEYDVSGTIVGIVDKEKIINGSKIQKGDVLIGITSNGLHTNGYSLARKVLLEKFKLDQYFDELGHTLGEELLRVHKSYLGLIKELKSKVDVKGLSHITGGGIIGNTKRIIPEGLSVNVHWGNWEMPAIFKLIMNAGNVSVEEMRNVFNLGIGLVVIVSPDHERLTFEIAHGMKEHALHIGEVV, encoded by the coding sequence TTGGATCAAACATATAAAGAGGCAGGAGTTGATATTGAAGCCGGTGAAAAGACGGTAGATAAAATTAAAGCTTACGCTAAATCAACTTTCAGTAAAAATGTTCTATCAGATATTGGTTTATTTGGTGGATTTTATGAACTCGATTTGAGTGCTTATAGAAATCCCGTGCTTGTTTCCAGTGTTGACGGAGTTGGAACTAAGCTTAAAATTGCTTTTGAAATGGATAAGCATGATACAATTGGTCAGGATTTGGTAAATCATTGTGTTAATGATATTGCTGTTTGTGGTGCAGAACCGCTTTTCTTTTTGGATTATTACGCAACCGGTAAATTAAATCCAGATAAAGCCGCAAAAGTGATTGAAGGATTTTCAATTGCTTGTAAAGAAAATGGTTGTGCACTCATTGGAGGTGAAACTGCTGAAATGCCTGGCTTCTATCAAGGCGAAGAGTATGATGTTTCGGGAACAATTGTCGGAATCGTTGATAAAGAAAAAATCATAAATGGTTCCAAAATTCAGAAAGGTGATGTACTTATTGGTATTACTTCTAATGGACTTCACACCAATGGTTATTCTCTTGCAAGAAAAGTGCTTCTTGAAAAATTCAAACTTGATCAGTACTTCGATGAACTAGGCCATACACTTGGTGAAGAGCTTTTAAGAGTTCATAAATCTTATTTGGGATTGATAAAAGAACTCAAATCCAAAGTTGATGTAAAAGGATTATCTCATATTACTGGTGGAGGAATTATTGGAAATACAAAACGAATAATTCCGGAAGGACTTTCTGTAAATGTTCATTGGGGCAATTGGGAAATGCCCGCAATTTTTAAATTGATTATGAACGCCGGAAATGTTTCTGTGGAAGAGATGAGAAATGTTTTTAATCTGGGAATTGGTTTGGTTGTTATAGTTTCTCCTGATCACGAAAGATTAACTTTTGAGATTGCTCACGGAATGAAAGAACATGCACTGCATATTGGAGAGGTCGTTTGA